TGGACGACGTCCTCGGCCAAGGGCGTGAGCTCCGGCGCGAGCTCGAACGCACCCGGAGCGAGGTGGCGTCGCAGCTTCGGGGCGAGGTGCTCGAGCCCGATGCCCTGGCCAGCGCGCTGATCCGCAACGACGAAGCCTTGGCGGACCTGCGCCGAAGCATCGCCGCCAATCTCACCGAGATCCACGAGGTGCTCGACTCCCGGCAGCGGGAGATCCTGGCCGACACCCTGGAACGCGGCCCCCGACGCTGGCGGGGCGACGCCTATCGCACTGCCCCGTGAGGAGGACGCCATGAGACACAGAATCGTGATCGCGCTCCTGTCCCTAGGGGTGGTCGTCGGGTTCGGCGCGGGCTTTTTCCGGCTCGCCATGTGGCACCGCTACGGCTCCCGGTTCGACCGCAAGGCCGCCTTCGAACGTCACGTTGCCGACGTGTGCGTGGATGCCGCGCTGCGCGCCAAGAAGGGCAGCGACTGATATGTTCGGCTGACCCATGGCCCTGAGGGTGCTCCTGATCGACGACGACGTGCGGCTGTTCGAGCTACTCGCCGAGTATCTCGCGCCGCACGACGTCAGCCTCGGCCACGCCAAGAGCGGCCAGGAAGGACTCGACCTCCTGGCCCAGGGCAGCTTCGACGCGGTGCTCTTGGACGTGATGATGCCGGGCCTCGACGGCCTGGAGACGCTGCGCAAGATCCGCAAGGATCAGCGCATCCCGGTGCTGATGCTCACGGCCCGCGGCGACGAATCGGATCGCGTCGTGGGTCTCGAGCTCGGTGCCGACGACTACGTGCCGAAGCCCTTTTCGCCCCGGGAGCTCCTGGCACGGCTGCGCGCCGTGCTGCGGCGAACCGAGCCCGAGGCGGGCGCTTCTCGGCTCTCGGTCCAGGGCGTGGAGCTCGACGTGGCGGCACGCACGGTGCGCGTGGAAGGTAGCGAAGTAGAGCTCACGGGACTCGAGTTCGACATCCTGCACGCGCTCTTGCGCCGGGCCGGGCGCGTGGTGCCCCGCGCCGCGCTCTTGGAGGAGGCCGGCCGGGGCGACGTGACGGTGAACGACCGCACCGTGGACGTGCACATCTCGCATCTGCGCAAGAAGCTCGGGGATCCGCAGAAGATCCGCACCGTGCGCGGCGTCGGATACGTCTTCGCACGCGACGCGATGGACTCATGAGACACCGGCGCCGCTGGCATCGCCCCCACGGCCTGGGTCACTACGTTCGCGCGCGGCTCCACCGCCGTCTGTTCGTGTGGTTCGGCGTCACCATCTTCGTGACCGGCGGCGCGACCTTCGCCACGATGACGTTGTTCTTCTCCGGCCCATCCAGCTACCGAAACGGCGTCGAACGGCTGAAAACCTACGCTGAAAACCGCTTCACCGAGGTCTGGAGCGATGCTCCCGCGCGCCAGCGCCTGGCGCGCGACGCCGCCCGCGATCTCGATCTGTCCATCACTCTGCGCGATGCCTCGCGCACCCAGCTGGAGCACTTCGGCCCGCCCTGCGACTCCCCCAGCGCCGAGCTGCGCATCGAAAAGGACGGCACTCGTTTGGGCACCGTCGAGCTTTGCACCTCCGCTTCGCGGCGCCACCGTCCCGGCGCCGTCATCGTGGTGCTGCTGGTGTTCGCCGGTACGCTGTGGGCCGCCGCCGGAATCATGGCGCGACGCATCTTGTGGCCCCTCGGCGAGCTCGTGCGCGTGGCCAATGCCATCGGCAGTGGAGATCTCCGACGCCGTGCCCGCGTGCACCCGGCGCGCGCCGGGGAGCTCGCGGTGCTGGCGGACGCCATCAACGACATGGCAGATCGCATCGAGCGCCAGATGACGGATCAACGCGAGCTCTTGGCCGCCGTCTCTCACGAGATCCGCTCGCCCCTGGCGCGGCTCAGGGTACTCTCGGAGTTGATTCGCCAGCGGGGCAGCGACGACGCCTCTCTGGACGAGCTCGAGCGGGAGCTCGCCGAGGTGGATTCGCTGGTGGGGGAGCTGCTCGCCAGCTCGCGCCTCGATTTTCAGGCCCTCACCCGCAGCGAGCTCGATGCCCGGGATCTGGCCGAGCGAGCGCTGTCACGCGCCGACCTTCCCGAGCAGATCTTGTCGGTCCGCCGCGGAACCACCCGGTTCGAAGGCGATGCCACGCTCCTTTCCCGCGCCCTGGCCAACCTGCTCGACAACGCCAAGGCCCATGGTGGCGGCGCCACCGCACTGATCGTGGAAGCCAGCGATGGCGCCATCTCCTTCGCGGTGGAGGACGCCGGCAGCGGCTTTTCGGACGAGCTCTTGAGCACGGCCTTCGAATCCTTCGTGCGGGGGGCGCGGGGGCACGGCTCGTCGCTGGGGCTGGGCCTCGCGCTGGTGCGGCGCATCGCCGAGGCCCACGGCGGTCGCGCCTTCGCGGAAAATCGCACTGAGGGCGGCGCGCGGGTCGGCTTCACGGTCGCACGCTGAGGCCCGCGAGTTCGGCTATGCTTCCAGGGTCGGGGCATGAAGAACGACGACCGAACGGAGCCGGATCTCAGAAACTCCGATTTCGAGATCACGCGGGTGAAGGAGAACGAAGCGCGTCCGGCGGTGCCGCGGCCGAGCAGCCTCCGGCCACCGCCGCCGCCGGTTCGACCTCAGCCCAGCGTGCCTCCGCCGCGGCCGAGCAGCCTCCGGCCACCGCCGCCCCCCAGCCGGCCGGGTACGGTGCGACCACCCCCGCCCAGCATGCGGCCGCCGCCGGCGCCCAGCGTGCGGCCGCCGCCGCCCAGCGTACGACCGCCGCTCACCCCCGGCGCCATGGCGGCGGAGCTGGCGCAGACCCAACGCGTGCTGGCCAGCAAGCTGGCGGAGCTCAGTCAGCTGAAGACGGAGCGCGCTCAGCTCTTCGCCCGCATCAGTGAGCGCGATCAGCGCATCGCCGAGCGCGACGCGCAGCTCAAGGAGCTTCCGGCGATGGTGGCCGAGCGCGATGCGCTGAACAAGCAGCTGCGTCACCTCGACGCGCGCGTGCGCGAGCTCGAGACGACGCAGATCGAGGTCGCCGCCTTGCGCACGGCGCTGCGAGAGCGGGAGCGCGAGGTAGCCGAGCTGCAAGCGGGGGGCCCCCGCGTCGCCGAGCTCGAAGCCGAGCTCGCGCGACGCGGCAAACGCATCAGCGCGCTCGAGAGCGAGCTCGAGGACGCCCTCGCTTGGACCACGCCGACCCACAAGGACGATCTGACTCGCGTCCGCGGCATCGGTCCCAAGTTCGCCGACAAGCTCCAAGCGGTGGGCGTGGACAAGCTGTCGCAGATCGCCACCTGGACGCCGGCGCGCATCGAGGAAGTCGCCCGCGCGCTCAGGATCCATCCGTCCCGCATCGAGCGCGACGGATGGGTCGAATCCGCGCGGGCGCTGATGCGCGAGAGCTAACCCGAGCTCAGGCTCAGAACAGCTTGCCGAGAGCGCCTTTGACGGCGTCCGCAGCGCTGTCCACGTTGTCGCCGGTCAGCGCGCCCATCACCGGACCCTGGATGCTCTCCGGCAGCTTCTCCTGCAGGAAGCCGCGGACCACCTCGGCCACCTTGTTGGCCTGTTCCTCGGACAGATCCGCTTGCGCGACCAGGCGCGATACCAGCTCTTTCATGCCCTGGCTCTTGCCGTCGACGGTGGCGGAAGTCAACCCGCGGGCTCAGCGCCCCGCGTCCACACCGCAGCGCGCGGGCACGCCCGCGTCGTCGCCATCCGGGTCGAGGAACAGCCGCACCGAGCCGAGGCTTCCTTCGAGCTTGTCGATCACGAGGCCCTTGCACAAGAGCTCGCGCGACGCGTTCGATCCGAGCTTGAAGCCGTAGTTCCAGGCGACGTCCGAATAGATGCCGCCGTCGAACCGTGTGCGCACGCGTACGGCGATGCCGGGATCTCGCAGATCGCTCACCGCGGCGTACACGTAGGGCGCGCCGCCGTCTGGCGCTTTGGTCAGCGGCAGGCAGGTGTAGTCCGCGCTCCCCGCCACCCGCAGGCACACCTCCACCAGCTCGTAGTCGATGCGCTTTCCCTCACGGTCCGTGATCTCGGCAGGACGGAGTCGGAAGCCCTCGTCGGGGCTCAGCAGCTCCGTGCATGCGCCGGGCCCGCAGCCGCGCCCCGAAAGGCAGCAATCGCACAGCGCCGTGCAGCCGCTCGGCAAAGACTCCCCCGCGTCTGCGCCGGCGTCCCCGGCGTCGGCTTCCGCATCCGCCGAGACCACGGGCTCGGTGGTCCTCACTTCGGTCGCGGACGCGCTCGGCAGCGGCGGCGGCAGCTCCTTCGTCGGGCGCCGCTCCGGCTGGGACACGAACCAAACGGCCCCGGCAGCAACACCGACGCCGAGCAAAGTGAGCAACGCCAAGCCCGCGCCGGCGGACTTCTTCTCGGGCTCCGGAGCCTCCGCGGGCTCGACGGGCTTCGTCGCTTTGGGCTTCGGCTTCGGCTCGGGCGCCGGCGCGGCGGTGGCCGCGGGGGCGGCCTCGGAGGGCACCGCCACCGGAGCCGTTTGATCCATCATCGCCTTGGGGCTCGCCACCTGCGTCTCGGGCCCTCGCAAGGACACCGGCACGGCCACGGAGGACGGCGTCACTTCCTCCGCCCGCCGGCAACGCAGCTCGAGCTCGGCGCCGTCGGTGATGCGCTCGGTCGACGTGAGACGCAGGGCGTCGGACAAGAGCCGCCCCCACTCCCCGGGAAACGCCTTCGCCGGAAACTCGGCGCCGGTGCGGAGCACGCCCCGATACGCTTCGGCGAATTCGTACGGCCCCGAGGTACTGGCGAGCCCCGTCGGGTGCTCCCCGCTGATCACCTGCCAGCCGAGCACCCCGAAGGCGAAGACGTCCACCGCGGGGTCCGTCGCTTCTCCGGGAAAGCTCCCGGGATCCAGCAGCTCCGGCGCCAGGTACGGAACGGTTCCCACCACGCTGCCCACGGCGGTGAGCCGTTCCCGGGTCTCCGCCACGACGGCGATGCCGAGGTCCACGACCTTCACCCCACCGGGCTCTTCGGGCGTGGTCCAGAAGGAATCCGCGACCAACACGTTGTCGAGCTTGAGGTCGCGATGCACCACGCCGCTCTGGTGCAGGTAAGAGAGCGCGCTGGCCACATGGCAGAGCGCGAGCGCGCGATGCCGCGAATCGAAGCGCGGATCGTGGTTGGCCTTGCGCAGCGACGCGCCGTCCACGAAGTCCATCACCAGACCCAGCAGGCCGGCTCTCAGATCTTCGAACAACGCATCGCAGGGCACCAAAGACGGATGGTCGAGGCGCGCGAGAGCTCGGGCCTCGCGCCGCGCCCGCTCCAGATCCCCCGACCGCGCCAGGCCCAGCGGGATGAGCTTGAGCGCGCGCGGTCGCTCCGGATGGAGCGGATCCTTCGCCTTCCAGACCGCGCCCTGGCCGCCGGCGCCCAACGGGGCCGTCAGCTCGAAGCGGTCGACTCGCTGCCCGACCTCGAGATCCATCTGCGTCTCAGCGCCGCCCCTTGAAGCCCATCATGTCCTGCACCACGGACTCGCTCTCTTCGGCGATCTCGGCAGCTTCGCGGGCCTCGTCGGCGCAATCCTCGCACAGCTTCTTGGTGCGACCATCGATCTTCATGGTCACCAGCTCGTCGACTTCTTCACCGCAGCCTTTGCAGATGGGCATGGCGCTCTCCTTGTCCGATGCGCGCTGGCCGAATAGCGCAACGCTCGCGGGGGGTGAAGGAGTTCAGGAACGCAGAAATGGGCTCAACGCCTCGAGAGCGTCGAAATGCCGCGGCTCCGCCAGCTGAAAGCCTTCGGCCTCGAGTAGCTCTCGGGCAGCTCCCAGCAGGAACACGTCCGTCTGGGAGACCAGACCGTCACCGATGCGAACCACCGTGCGCCGAGACACGTTCCGCGAGGCCACCAGCAAGTCCGACGGCACCGGCCCGTGCTCCAGGATGATGCGCACCGGAGCGTCACCCCACCCAGCGCGCCGGAGCACGCCGCCCGCGTCCCGGTGCACGTAGCTGGCGCCCACGTCCGCCTCCCCCGACACCACCGCGCGAACCACGGCCGCGTGGGAGCCGAGGAAGCGCTGTTCCGAGAGCGCCACGGAGAGATCGATGCCCTGGCGCAGCAAGGCCGCGCGCGGGATCAGATAACCCGAAGTGCTGAGGGGATCGACCCAGGCAGCTCGCGCCCGATTCAGATCCTTGGGTTGGTTCGCCGCGGAATCATCGCGAACAAAGAGCGCGCAGTGAAACAGCGCGGTGCCGTTGCGCACCGGCAACGCCACCGCGCGTGCCCCTCCCCGGGACAACACCGTCAGCGCCACCGCGGGCGGCAGCCAGGCCAGCTCCACCTGACCCGCGATGAAATCCGCGGCGAGCTTTTCGTAGTCGTCGACGCCCACCGGCAGCACCGGGCGCTCGAGGCTGCGACCGAGCGCCCGGCAGAAGGTATCGAGGCGCGCCATGGACAGCGCCGCGGCGTTGCCAGTGCCGCTGCCCGCGGCGGCAGACCGAGAGATCGCTACCCGAAGTGGCGGCTTCCCCTCGGACATGGGGCTCAGCCCGTGCGTCGAATCAGGTGGTAGCCGAAGTCGGTCTCGACCACGCCGCTGGTCTGTCCCACGGACATTCCGAAGGCGCTGTCTTCGAAAGCCTTCACCATCTGGCCGCGACCGAAGCTGCCCAGATCTCCGCCGCTCTTGCCGGACGGGCAGTCCGAGTGCTGGCGAGCGAGGTCGGCAAAATCCGCTCCGCCGTCGATATCGGTCTTGAGCTTCTGGATTTCCGCGAGGGCCTGGTCCTTGCTGCGGGTGGCCGTGGATCGCGCCGACCCGGCATACATCAGAAGGATGTGGGAGGCGCGGACGGAATCGGACATCGCATGCTCCTTTCGGAATGAGGGGGGAGCACGGTATGGGCTCCGAGCGCCCAACGCAAGCCACGGCGACTTTGACTCGTCGCGCCGCCCGGACCATCGTCTGACGCCCTGGATGCACGCCCGTCTTCTCATCCCCGCAGCGCTCTCGTGCGCTCTCGGTTGCACCTCGGCGCCACCGCCGGAGACTCCGAAGCCGCCAGCCGTCAAACCCAAGCTGGAGCTGCCGAGCTGGTGTGAAGCCATCGAGAGCGCCACCGGAAAGATGACGGGGGACGGCTTTCGCTGTCTGCCGGTTCCGAACTTTCTGCTCACGGGCTTCTTCGGACCGGAGCACAACCCGGAGCGCTCCGATTTCGAGAACGCTTGTTTCGGAGGCAACGCCGACGCCGCGTCCCGACTCCGGATGAGCGTGCGTCCCGCGGCGAGCTTGCACTTCGAGCTACACGCCGAGCAAAAGACGGGGATTGGCGGCAAGCTCGACCTCGGCTTTCTCGGACCCTGGGCACCAGAGCTGTCGGGCAGCGTGGAGTCCGGCACCCAGGTGAGCATTGACGTCGCCTTGGACGACGCCGAGATCCGCGTGTTGTCGTCGGTCGCGGAGATCTTGGGCCAGCAGTATGGCGACACGGACGAAGGCTCCCCCGTGCAGCAGTCCCTCGAGAGCTGCATCGCCAGCATTTGCGCCGAAGGCGACAGCGACGGCCAGCTCTTGTACACCGCGAAGGTGCTCGCCGCGGCGCCGGTCATTCGCGTGGAGAGCCACGAGAAGAAGGCCAAGAGCTTCGCGCTGGCCGCCGGTGTCACGCGCTTTGCACTGGACGACAAGAGCTCCAAGGACGGCGTTTTGGTGCTGCGTGCCAAAGAGAAACTGAACGTCGCGGCGCTGCTCGAGGCGGCGCGCCCGGCCTTCGAGCGCGCCAAGACCTGCGAGAAAGTGACGCGCGCCCGGGCCCGGCGGCGCGTGCTCACGGGGCTACGGGAAATCGGCCTCGGGACTCTCGCCGGGCGAGCCTTGGCGGACGTTCCCGGTCGCGCCGGCGAGCTGCGCAAGGACGTGACCAACGGCGCCTTCTCCGACAACGAGCGCACCGCGTTGATCGAGACCCTGGACGCCATCGAGGGTGCCGCGCGCCAGCTCTCGAAGCCCAAGCCGAACGCGCAGCTGTGCGCGACACGCGGCACCGTGGAGACGGTCCTGTCCAGCTCCGGCGACGGCTCCAGCGTTCACGCGCTGATCGCGGATCTGATGCAGCCGCTGCATCGACGGCTGACGGACATGGCCAACGACAGCTCGCTGCCCTGCGCCGAGCCGCTCTGGTACCGCGACCTGGATCGCGACGGGTACGGCGACCGGCGAGCCGCCGTGCGGGCGGCGGCCCAGCCCCCGGGCTACGTCGCGAATGGGCTCGACTGCTACGACCAGAACCCGGAGGTCTACCCCGGCCAGCGCAACTACTTCGCCCAGCACCGCGGCGACCAGAGCTTCGACTACGACTGCGACGGACGTTCCACCAAGCAGGACGACGTCGTGAGCGAGGGCTGCCGGGCGGTGACCACCCTCGGGATCCCCACGAAGTGCTGGGCGGACGTTGGCTGGCAAGGCAAGGCGCCGGACTGCGGAGGACAGGGCAAGTGGCTCGCGGCGTGCGAGGCCAGCACGCTGTCGTGCTCTCCGACGAACGAGCCTCGACGAGTCCAGGAGTGCCGCTGACGGACCCGTCACCGCGGTGTCGCTGGCATCCGGAGCTCGCCGCAGCGGCGCGTTGCCGGCAGTGCAGCGCGCCGCTGTGCGACGCATGCTGGACCCAGCTGGCAGACGGCGCCCCCGTGTGCGCCGCCTGCGCGCGCCGTTTGCACTGGTCTTCCTGGCCGTGGCCGTCGGCGGCGCGGCCAATCGCGCGTGCAAGGGCGCTCTACTCCGGTCCCTCGCCAATGGCGCGTGGCTCGGCGCCCGCGCCGTGCTTCCCCTGGCGGTGCTGGTCGTGGTGATGCACCTGGCATGGAGTCGCTTTCGATGAGTCATGATCGCGAGCGTTGGGATGCACGGCACGCGCGCGCAGGCTTCGACGAGCGACCGCCGAACGCCGTCGTGATGGATCTCGCCGCGGGTCAGCGTCAGGGGCGAGCGCTCGATCTCGCGAGCGGCAGCGGGCGCCACGCGTTGGCGCTGGCCGACCGCGGCCTCGAAGTGGAGGCTTGGGACGTCAGCCCCGTGGGCCTCGGTCTGTGTGCCGCTCGCGCGCGAGCACGCGGTCTGTCGGTCGTCACGCGGGTCGTGGACCTGAGCGAGCCGTTGCCGCTCGCGGTGTTCGATCTGGTGCTGATGGTGGACTTCCTGGAGCGACGCTGCTGGCCCCGTCTGCCGGGCCTGCTGGCCCCGGACGGCCTGCTGGTGATCAGCACCTTCACCGTGGATTGGCCCGAGCCCCACCCCTCGCGTCGATTTCGTCTGGCCCGAGGGGAGCTGCGCCAGGCCTTCCCCGAGCTGTCTCCCCTGCACTACGAAGAAGCTGGCGGCCGGGCCTCGATCGCGCTGAAAAAGGCACCGGCCTAGCGGCCGGATCGCTGTGGGGGAAGCTCCCACCTGGGCGCGGCGTAGGAGGCCCGAGAGCCACCATGCAATTCACGCCTCATAGTCCCGCCGCCCAGCCCGAAAAGAGCCAGCCCCGGTCGTCGCGCACCGCGTGGAACGATGCTACAGGGCCGACCCGAGAACCCGCAGGGGAGATGTCGGTGGCAGAAGACGTCAACGAGTTTTGGTTCTGGGCGACGAACGACGGCGCCCTGAAGACGGTGGACCGCAAGGAGCTGGTCTCCTCCCTCAGTCGCGGGGACATCCCGGCGAAGGCGTTCGTGTGGCGTCAAGGCTGGGCCGAGTGGATTCGCGCGGCGCAGGTCTCGGAGCTGTCCGGCGCGCTCTCGCCGGCTGCGCGGCAGTCTCCCGTCATGCCGAAGATGAGTCCGGACGCCACACATCCGCCTCCGGTTCCGCGTGCCGACAACATCGCCCTGGAGCCCATCGTGCCCGTTCAGTCCACGCCCGAGAACGACAAGCCGCAAACGCAGCTCCTGGTGGAAGACGAGCTGTCGGTGACGGATCTGGAGCCTGTGGAACCTCCGGCGTCCAAGGCGCCGCCTCCGCCCCGCCGCCCGCCCTCGTCGCGCCCTGCACCGCCCCGTCCCGCGGGCAGCTCGCTCACGGCCGCCCCGCGGCCCGCAGGCAGCTCGCTCACCGGTGCGCCGGTCGTGCCGGTCGGCTCCGCGCCGAGCAATGGCGCCGCCAAGAGCGCGCCCAAGCTCGAGGATTCCGCGCCACCATCCGCCAACTGGGTCGAGGTCTCTCCGACCGCTCCCAAGATCACGGAGAAGGTCGAAGAGAAGAAGCTCGAGCCCATCGTGCCGGTGGACTCTTCCCCGCGAAACGATCCACCGACCGGCGAGCTCGACGCCGCCGAGATCGAGTTCGTGGACGAGCCAGAAAAGAAGTCGACGTCCCTCGCGGATCTCGAGGCTGCCGTCGCCAAGAAGAAGCCGCAGCCCATTCCGCGCCCAGCGCCCGTGCTGGCGGTGAACGCAGCTCCGGAGGCGGAGCTGCCGACGCAGAAGGAAAATCCCCTCGTCCCGGAGATGCAGGACGCCATCATTCCCGTATCGGAGCCGGACAACGACGCACCCACGACGGTACAAGCGTCTCCGCTGAACGAAGAACGCGCCCCCGCCGAGCCGCTCCCCTCCTGGAGCGCCGAG
This window of the Polyangiaceae bacterium genome carries:
- a CDS encoding serine/threonine protein kinase, with translation MDLEVGQRVDRFELTAPLGAGGQGAVWKAKDPLHPERPRALKLIPLGLARSGDLERARREARALARLDHPSLVPCDALFEDLRAGLLGLVMDFVDGASLRKANHDPRFDSRHRALALCHVASALSYLHQSGVVHRDLKLDNVLVADSFWTTPEEPGGVKVVDLGIAVVAETRERLTAVGSVVGTVPYLAPELLDPGSFPGEATDPAVDVFAFGVLGWQVISGEHPTGLASTSGPYEFAEAYRGVLRTGAEFPAKAFPGEWGRLLSDALRLTSTERITDGAELELRCRRAEEVTPSSVAVPVSLRGPETQVASPKAMMDQTAPVAVPSEAAPAATAAPAPEPKPKPKATKPVEPAEAPEPEKKSAGAGLALLTLLGVGVAAGAVWFVSQPERRPTKELPPPLPSASATEVRTTEPVVSADAEADAGDAGADAGESLPSGCTALCDCCLSGRGCGPGACTELLSPDEGFRLRPAEITDREGKRIDYELVEVCLRVAGSADYTCLPLTKAPDGGAPYVYAAVSDLRDPGIAVRVRTRFDGGIYSDVAWNYGFKLGSNASRELLCKGLVIDKLEGSLGSVRLFLDPDGDDAGVPARCGVDAGR
- a CDS encoding methyltransferase domain-containing protein, whose translation is MSHDRERWDARHARAGFDERPPNAVVMDLAAGQRQGRALDLASGSGRHALALADRGLEVEAWDVSPVGLGLCAARARARGLSVVTRVVDLSEPLPLAVFDLVLMVDFLERRCWPRLPGLLAPDGLLVISTFTVDWPEPHPSRRFRLARGELRQAFPELSPLHYEEAGGRASIALKKAPA
- a CDS encoding response regulator transcription factor — translated: MALRVLLIDDDVRLFELLAEYLAPHDVSLGHAKSGQEGLDLLAQGSFDAVLLDVMMPGLDGLETLRKIRKDQRIPVLMLTARGDESDRVVGLELGADDYVPKPFSPRELLARLRAVLRRTEPEAGASRLSVQGVELDVAARTVRVEGSEVELTGLEFDILHALLRRAGRVVPRAALLEEAGRGDVTVNDRTVDVHISHLRKKLGDPQKIRTVRGVGYVFARDAMDS
- a CDS encoding periplasmic heavy metal sensor, which gives rise to MFGFMFGTACLVGLAFTLSHGRHRGHFRRRGFRHGLRFLFRRLDTTPGQEKVIRSAVDDVLGQGRELRRELERTRSEVASQLRGEVLEPDALASALIRNDEALADLRRSIAANLTEIHEVLDSRQREILADTLERGPRRWRGDAYRTAP
- a CDS encoding peptidylprolyl isomerase yields the protein MSDSVRASHILLMYAGSARSTATRSKDQALAEIQKLKTDIDGGADFADLARQHSDCPSGKSGGDLGSFGRGQMVKAFEDSAFGMSVGQTSGVVETDFGYHLIRRTG
- a CDS encoding HAMP domain-containing histidine kinase, which produces MRHRRRWHRPHGLGHYVRARLHRRLFVWFGVTIFVTGGATFATMTLFFSGPSSYRNGVERLKTYAENRFTEVWSDAPARQRLARDAARDLDLSITLRDASRTQLEHFGPPCDSPSAELRIEKDGTRLGTVELCTSASRRHRPGAVIVVLLVFAGTLWAAAGIMARRILWPLGELVRVANAIGSGDLRRRARVHPARAGELAVLADAINDMADRIERQMTDQRELLAAVSHEIRSPLARLRVLSELIRQRGSDDASLDELERELAEVDSLVGELLASSRLDFQALTRSELDARDLAERALSRADLPEQILSVRRGTTRFEGDATLLSRALANLLDNAKAHGGGATALIVEASDGAISFAVEDAGSGFSDELLSTAFESFVRGARGHGSSLGLGLALVRRIAEAHGGRAFAENRTEGGARVGFTVAR
- a CDS encoding PhnD/SsuA/transferrin family substrate-binding protein; this translates as MSEGKPPLRVAISRSAAAGSGTGNAAALSMARLDTFCRALGRSLERPVLPVGVDDYEKLAADFIAGQVELAWLPPAVALTVLSRGGARAVALPVRNGTALFHCALFVRDDSAANQPKDLNRARAAWVDPLSTSGYLIPRAALLRQGIDLSVALSEQRFLGSHAAVVRAVVSGEADVGASYVHRDAGGVLRRAGWGDAPVRIILEHGPVPSDLLVASRNVSRRTVVRIGDGLVSQTDVFLLGAARELLEAEGFQLAEPRHFDALEALSPFLRS